atagttaccaaacaggcACTAAGTTTAGCGGTTCTTTAGAAAGTTAGCCTGACCTCCGCGCCCTTTCGGCATTGAATTCGATGAGTCGATTGGATCAGGCTCGTACGTGAAGCCAAGCAAGCGCCATCAAACGTGCTTCATGCTCCACTCTCCCTGCACCAAACTCATCTCCCGAGCCCGTCTCCCGCTCGAATCCAACTTCGCCAACCGCCGCCTTTTCCTTTCACTCCCTTCCCGCCCCTCCTCCCCTGCCGCCGCCCACGATGAACTCCTCGATCTCTTCGATCACCTCCTCCGACGGTGCCGCTCGGCCGAGCACCCGGACCGCGTCCACGCGCGCGTCGTCGTCGCCGGGGCCTCTGGCTCCGCGTTCTTGGCGGCTCGGCTGGTGTCGGTCTACGCCCGGTTCGGGCTTCTCGGCGATGCCCGCAAGGTGTTCGACGGAACGCCCCCGGAGTGTAAGTCGAATTTGCTCTTGTGGAACTCGATCTTGAGAGGTTATACGTCTAACGGGTGTTATGGAGAAGCTCTGGAGCTGTATGTTGAGATGAGAAAGCTCGGAGTTTTGGGTGACGGGTTCACTTTCCCTTTGGTGACGAGAGGTTGTGCCGAAGCGGGGAGCTCGATCTTGTGCAGGAATGTTCATTGCCACGCTTTGCAAATGGGGTTGCACCGTAATTTGCATGTGGTGAATGGGTTGATGGGTATGTACGCGAAGCTTGGTCAAATGGGCATCGTGCTCCAGCTGTTTGATAGAATGGGTACTAGGAGCTGTATTTCGTGGAACACGATGATCTCGGGCTTTGCATCGAAATGTGACTGTGATGGGGCTCTTGAGATGTTTCGGCGCATGGAGTCTGATGGGGTGGAGCCAAATGTGGTCACGTGGACATCGTTATTGTCAAGTCATGCCAGAAGCGGCCGCCATGTCGAAACTGTGGAGTTATTTGGTTCGATGAGAATGAGAGGAATTGGTCCCAGTGCTGAAGTACTAGCTGTGGTTTTGTCTGTTTGTTCTAATATGGTCGCACTCCATATGGTTAAAgcaattcatggacttgttaTAAAGGATGGTTTTGAAGCTTATTTGATTGTGGAGAATTCATTAGTACGTGCATATGGGAAGCAAAGACAATTAAAAGATGCTAGTCAATTGTTCTTTGAAATGGAATCCAAGAACATAGTCAGTTGGAATGCACTAATTACATCGTATGCAGAGTCTGGATTATGCGACGAGGCCTTTGAAATATTCTCCCAGCTCCAAAAATCCGATGGTTGTTCATTGGCAAGGCCCAATGTAATAAGTTGGAGTGCCATCATCGATGCATTTGCTTCTgcagggagagggagagaatctTTGGAACTCTATAGACAAATGCAGCTTGCCAAAATTGCTGGCAATGCCATAACAGTCGCTAGTGTCTTATCAGTTTGTGCAGAGTTGTCAGCACTCAACCATGGTCGGGAAGTCCACGGCCATGTAATTCGGGCTTTGATGAGTGATAACCTCCTGGTGGCAAACAGCTTGATCACAATGTACATGAGATGTGGATGCCTTAATGAGGGGAGCCTGGTGTTCAAGAAACTTGTTGTGAAGGACTTAATCTCCTGGAACTCAATGATTGCAGGGTGTGGAATGCACGGTTTAGGAAAAGATGCAGTGAGATATTTTGATGGAATGATCGAAACTGGAATTGAGCCAGATGAGGTCACTTTTATTGCTGTTCTTTCTGCTTGTAGTCATGCAGGGCTTGTTGTTGAGGGTCGTAAGCTTTATGATCGAATGACTAAAGAGTTTGGAATTGAGCCACAGATGGAACATTATGCATGTCTAGTTGATATGTTGAGCCGATCTGGTTCCTTGCAGGAAGCTACAGAGATAGTAAAAGCCATGCCATTGACACCAAATGTTCATGTTTGGGGAGCTCTTCTTAATGCTTGTAGGATGTATAGAGACACAGATTTTGCGGAGGCAACAGCCTCACACGTTTTCAGTCAGAATTTGGACACTACTGGAAGCTATATGCTTCTCTCTAACATTTATGCTGCAAATGGCCGGTGGGATGATTCTGCAAGACTGCGGATTTCTGCCCAGGAGAAGGGTTTGAAGAAAGTCCCAGGCCAGAGTTGGATTGAGTTGAGTAATAAGTTCTATATGTTTTCGTCGGGGAGGGCCTTGCAGTTGGGTATGGAGGATGTTTATGGTGTTCTTAAAGAATTGACACTTCAAATGGAAACTGAAGACATTACACCTGCGATATCATTAAAGACAGGTAGCTGACAATGATTAATTAGTCTCTGTTCTTggaatttgctaattttttcaCCCACATGGCCAATAGATTATTGGAATTCTCTGGAGTCTTTACAGATTTAGCTGGAAGATGACATAGAGAGGTTTCAATAACTAAACTCAGAATTCTACTCGTCGTTTAGATGCTTCTCATGACCTGCAGTGATTAGTTTGTGGATAGTTTTCTCTGTACCAGGCCAACTGTGCATACTGCTTTGGTCACGCTTAATGTCACTGTCATGGACCCTTCAAATCTAATTGAAAGTTTCAGCCATATTTctacatacttttctttttttccttttttttcttggaggctgtttaatatatttatatttattatgatAGATTCTATATTTCTAATCACCTGCATCACCGATGAAAGAGGACTGTTGAGGTTTTGTCATGTGATCAGCTGATATGATCAAATCACCATCTTACATGAAAACATAGTTATGACATCAAGAGTGCCAAGAATTTAGAAAGTTGGAGGGTAATATGGTTATCTATCTGCAACTAGTCTAATCAGCAGGTGCACTTTTCAGTGAATGAGTTGTGGGAACTCAAGTTATGGTTAGTTATAAATTGGGTTAGGGAAAGAATTAGGATGCACTGGAAggaatctaatagaaaagaaagggaaacaatatattttaacaagaaaaaaaaaaacgttctAATTCTAGGATCCATCCCCTCGGAGGTTGCAGGGACCTCATGTTACGTTGCACTGTGAGTCGCTTTAGCTGAGAAAAGAACACCGTCGCCGCTTGGAAAACCGTTCAGAAGTTAATTAGCTCATAGTTTGAGGAACCAGGACAATGGGATCTCCCCGCCGAGTTGATTGTTTGGCCATGGGTCGCTTCAGTCGAAGAGCGCAAAAGAAGGGTATCAATTAACACCTCCCTGGCTTCTGTAGGCTTTGGAAATTCGCGTAAATCTCTCAGCTGTTGTATAACTCTAGGTATTGTCTAGCTGGTTTCAGATGCTAAGAAATTATTACCATTTGTAAAGATACTGATCATCACCTCATTCAGTGGAGGCTTATAAATTGTGGTCCAAAACCAATTCTCCGTTGTTCATGGGCTGTAATCCCATGCCTTGTCGGCGATTGACTTACATAGTTGCTATCATCAATCTTCCAGTTTAGACACAAGGATGCGTTTGATAaggtttttgttcaaaaaattgttcagtccatgaaacaatttttaatagaaaaaagtgtttggtaaatttattcctgaaataaaataaaaaacagaaacacgtttggtaaacttgtataatttttttgtttcttttaattttataatatttttattttatttttcctttttttcttttttcttccttttggccggtcaccggccttggTCATGGTCGCGCGGCCAACGAGGGTTGACAaactcgcccaaccacggcgagctTGCCCCGGCCACCCAGCAACGCCGACACAAGGCGGTGGCCGACGACACTCTGGCGAGGTCGCTAGCCCTGGACGGCCGatcgttggccatggccgaggccggcgaccgaccaaaggaaaaagaaaaagaaaagaagaagaaaataaagagaagaaaaaaataggagagaaattattttttgaaaatgttctAGGAACAAGAAAccttgttccaaatttgttctcgggaacaaaaaaattaatttacaacaaaaacacaaatgaatacatttatgttctttttttttttccggaacaaaaaaaacagaaattgtgttcatgaccaaaagaaaagaacacaaacaaacagggCCTTGGCATCTGCTGCCCCGGATTGAATGCATTCCACCTCATGGAGGTGGTGAGAACATAACACCGATGCGGCAACTATATTTATGAGAAAGTTAGATTGGTGTCAACCGTAAACGCAATGTATATAGCTCTCCTTCAACCATACAGAAAGGATCATAAGAATTGTCAACAGTTACAGTAAAAAAGGCTAAGACACTGACCAAATAAATTTTCAGACACCCACAAGATGAAATACATTTGCTCCTTTGGAACGTTTGATAATTTAAGACGTGGACTTTTCAATTAGCAAGTCCCGCATGCATATGAGATGATGTAAACCCTTGAATCAGCATAAAAAGAGGTTCTCATGTCTTCAAATGCTTTCTGCCCTCTTCAATTATGACTATGTAAAGAACAAAAGAATGGGCAACAAAAATGCAGGGCCTGTAAAAACATTGTCCCTAACTTACAAATGGTTTGATGAAGCAAAACTGAATTGGGTATTTCATCTTCGGTATTTCAAAGAGGCGTGGCCCGTCTCTCCCAAATGCTTAAACAACTTGGTCCTGGTTATCATAACATAACGAGAAAATCAATACAAGGAAGAACAGCAAGGATTAGGAACCGTGCAGATCAAATGACCAAATAATTTTAGTACCTGGACTCAAATTCCTGTCCACAGGTCTCACAAGAATTGTCAGCATTCTTCGCTGATGCCTGCATCAACATGCAGATCCAAAATCAGGCAAAATCAGAGCAAGCTCTAAGACAAGATTATGGACAACTAACTCCTGGAGTAATGCAAGAATATAGAGACAGGAAAGGCAAGACTGGGGTCAAGGCGCCAGAACACCATCGGTCTATAACTCCCAAAAATTCCTACCGCTGCTGGACCAATAAAATTTGGAACAGATAGTCTTTTACATAGGAAAGAGCTAAAGTAAATATTGATGATTCTTTAAAAGTGAGTAACCTTGACAGCAATGAATTATGGTAACATTCAAAACCCATGGCACAGGAAAAGATATGTTGATAAGAAATGATGCGCAACTTCAATGAAAGAGTATCGAGCAAAATGAAAACATGTTTGCTTACCTTGGCTTTCCTCCCTTTAGGAGCATTATTTGATTTAGTGATCGGATCTTTCTTTCCCGTCCTCTTTCTGTCAGAAGACTGGTTTAGAGTTTTATCTTTTGCCACTTCATTGCCTCCTATAGCT
The nucleotide sequence above comes from Eucalyptus grandis isolate ANBG69807.140 chromosome 2, ASM1654582v1, whole genome shotgun sequence. Encoded proteins:
- the LOC104420494 gene encoding putative pentatricopeptide repeat-containing protein At1g17630, whose protein sequence is MLHSPCTKLISRARLPLESNFANRRLFLSLPSRPSSPAAAHDELLDLFDHLLRRCRSAEHPDRVHARVVVAGASGSAFLAARLVSVYARFGLLGDARKVFDGTPPECKSNLLLWNSILRGYTSNGCYGEALELYVEMRKLGVLGDGFTFPLVTRGCAEAGSSILCRNVHCHALQMGLHRNLHVVNGLMGMYAKLGQMGIVLQLFDRMGTRSCISWNTMISGFASKCDCDGALEMFRRMESDGVEPNVVTWTSLLSSHARSGRHVETVELFGSMRMRGIGPSAEVLAVVLSVCSNMVALHMVKAIHGLVIKDGFEAYLIVENSLVRAYGKQRQLKDASQLFFEMESKNIVSWNALITSYAESGLCDEAFEIFSQLQKSDGCSLARPNVISWSAIIDAFASAGRGRESLELYRQMQLAKIAGNAITVASVLSVCAELSALNHGREVHGHVIRALMSDNLLVANSLITMYMRCGCLNEGSLVFKKLVVKDLISWNSMIAGCGMHGLGKDAVRYFDGMIETGIEPDEVTFIAVLSACSHAGLVVEGRKLYDRMTKEFGIEPQMEHYACLVDMLSRSGSLQEATEIVKAMPLTPNVHVWGALLNACRMYRDTDFAEATASHVFSQNLDTTGSYMLLSNIYAANGRWDDSARLRISAQEKGLKKVPGQSWIELSNKFYMFSSGRALQLGMEDVYGVLKELTLQMETEDITPAISLKTGS